The proteins below come from a single Gossypium raimondii isolate GPD5lz chromosome 2, ASM2569854v1, whole genome shotgun sequence genomic window:
- the LOC105787464 gene encoding histidine kinase 1 isoform X4: MTEKPFESSSSSESSPILLASSMDTTPLRKLLHGISEFVVSSSTCGKKAAATRGRRIVHRDVEREEFQYGGGGGSGGGGGGGHCLSSYYSVFVARLAIMVMLAILIGLLTVLTWHFTKVYTTKSLNTLAFGLRYELLQRPILRMWNILNSTSEITTAQVKLSEYVIRRYSKPTNQAEQLYEMMKDITWALFASRKALNAITINYKNGFVQAFHRDHRSNNTFYIYSDLANYSISSTESYHNEMLSSRKGWNDQFIHGNVSAIWYRQPLDPVTGEKKGKPSQIPPDDLINIAGPSQVPDGVASWHVSVSKYTDSPLLSAALPVWDATNTSIMAVVGVTTALFSVGQLMKELVEVHSGYIYLTSQQGYLLATSTNAPLLKNTTKGPKLMMAVDSEDRVIRMGAQWLQEAYGNKFPPGHVVHVEKANLGGQHYYIDSFFLNLTRLPIVGVIIIPRKYIMGKVDERALKTLVILISASVCILVIGCVCILILTNGVSKEMKLRAELISHLDARRRAEASSNYKSQFLANMSHELRTPMAAVIGLLDILICDDCLTNEQYAMVTQIRKCSTALLRLLNNILDLSKVESGKLVLEEAEFDLGRELEGLVDMFSVQCINHNVETVLDLSDDIPKVVRGDSARVVQVFANLISNSIKFTTSGHIVLRGWCENPNVCSDSGKFSPDQKKPLSALKTKLKQHGNHTKKAGKKDNKMILWFEVDDTGCGIDRSKWESVFESFEQADPSTTRTHGGTGLGLCIVRTLVNKMGGEIKVVKKNGPGTLMRLFLLLSTPADGVEQQGRIDVSKHSVAVILALHGSIGRLTMSKWLSKNGVPTLEASEWNELTQILHELFHARTLDSGFDTHYSLAEPVRSKVQSLQDMKNPVYIIVVDLGLLDLSTNIWKEQLNFLDKFSGLVKFAWMLNHDTSNAIKMELRRKGHILMVNKPLYKAKMLHILEAVIKESYVEPQNRSPNGTKGTSKEGDSHECLEIDSTQFETCSSDDSDETAGVSSVSSVHIREESREGTILKSSPSTLRNCLVEFTRLGLDQCHTRSKLQNTEDIKPENPDSPEQPSVRSNAKDRITNEPKSLQGLRILLAEDTPVLQRVATIMLEKMGAVVIAVGDGVQAVEALNSVLDNDNEHRNDQVESEICDSPPYDLILMDCQMPMMDGYEATKAIRKSEERTGWHIPIVALTAHAMSSDKEKCLKVGMDAYLTKPIDYKLMVSTILSLTKQSSP, from the exons atgacaGAAAAACCATTTGAAAGCAGTAGTAGTTCTGAAAGTTCACCGATTCTTTTAGCTTCATCAATGGACACTACTCCATTGAGGAAACTATTACATGGGATTTCAGAGTTTGTTGTTTCTTCTTCAACGTGTGGGAAAAAAGCAGCCGCCACACGTGGTCGTAGGATTGTACATAGGGATGTTGAAAGGGAAGAGTTTCAGTacggtggtggtggtggtagtGGTGGCGGCGGCGGCGGTGGTCATTGCTTATCGTCTTATTACAGTGTTTTTGTTGCTCGGCTTGCTATCATG GTGATGCTAGCTATTTTGATTGGGCTGCTAACAGTTCTAACCTGGCATTTCACAAAGGTTTACACAACAAAATCATTAAACACATTGGCATTTGGTCTTCGTTATGAGCTTCTTCAAAGACCAATCTTAAGGATGTGGAACATCTTGAATTCGACCTCGGAAATTACTACAGCTCAAGTCAAGTTGTCTGAATATGTAATTAGGCGCTACAGTAAACCCACCAACCAGGCAGAACAA CTGTATGAAATGATGAAAGACATAACATGGGCACTATTTGCAAGCCGTAAAGCTCTAAATGCCATAACCATAAACTACAAAAATGGATTTGTACAAGCATTCCATAGGGACCATAGAAGCAACAACACATTCTACATCTATTCCGATCTCGCAAACTATTCAATCAGCTCCACCGAATCGTACCATAACGAGATGTTATCGTCCCGAAAAGGCTGGAACGATCAATTCATCCACGGCAATGTCTCGGCGATATGGTACCGCCAACCGCTCGATCCTGTGACGGgtgaaaagaaaggaaagcCTTCACAAATCCCACCGGATGATCTTATCAACATAGCAGGCCCGTCTCAAGTGCCTGATGGGGTAGCTTCATGGCATGTCTCGGTTAGTAAATACACCGATTCACCGTTGCTTTCGGCTGCTTTGCCGGTTTGGGACGCTACGAATACGAGTATCATGGCTGTTGTCGGTGTTACGACCGCTCTTTTTAGTGTAGGACAGTTGATGAAAGAACTGGTTGAAGTGCATAGTGGGTATATATATTTGACTTCACAACAAGGTTACTTGTTAGCGACATCAACTAATGCTCCTTTGTTAAAAAACACGACGAAAGGGCCGAAACTAATGATGGCCGTCGACTCCGAGGATCGTGTGATACGAATGGGAGCTCAATGGTTGCAAGAAGCTTATGGCAATAAGTTCCCACCTGGCCATGTGGTTCATGTTGAAAAAGCTAACCTTGGGGGTCAACATTATTACATTGATTCATTTTTTCTCAACTTAACAAGGTTACCTATA GTCGGGGTTATTATAATTCCGAGAAAGTATATAATGGGGAAAGTTGATGAAAGGGCTTTGAAAACATTGGTTATATTGATATCAGCATCTGTATGTATCTTAGTTATTGGATGTGTTTGCATTTTGATACTTACGAATGGAGTTTCCAAAGAAATGAAACTCCGAGCTGAGTTAATAAGTCATCTCGATGCAAGAAGAAGAGCTGAAGCTTCGAGTAATTACAAAAGCCAATTCCTCGCGAACATGAG TCATGAATTAAGAACACCTATGGCTGCTGTTATCGGATTGTTGGACATTCTTATCTGCGATGATTGCCTTACGAACGAGCAATACGCAATGGTTACTCAGATTCGTAAATGCTCAACGGCTTTACTCCGGCTTCTTAACAACATATTGGATCTAAGCAAG GTTGAATCGGGAAAATTGGTGTTGGAAGAAGCTGAGTTCGATTTGGGACGGGAACTCGAAGGACTTGTTGATATGTTCTCTGTACAATGCATTAACCATAATGTGGAAACAGTTCTGGATCTCTCTG ATGATATTCCGAAAGTAGTTCGAGGAGATTCGGCTAGAGTTGTTCAAGTTTTCGCTAACTTAATAAGCAATTCCATCAAGTTCACAACAT CGGGACATATCGTACTCCGCGGATGGTGTGAGAACCCGAATGTGTGTAGTGATTCCGGGAAGTTTTCTCCTGATCAGAAGAAACCGTTGTCTGCATTAAAGACAAAGTTGAAACAACACGGAAACCATACGAAGAAGGCTGGCAAGAAAGACAACAAAATGATTCTTTGGTTCGAAGTCGATGACACGGGCTGTG GAATTGACCGGAGCAAATGGGAATCGGTGTTCGAGAGCTTTGAGCAAGCTGATCCTTCAACAACTCGAAC GCATGGTGGCACCGGTCTCGGACTGTGCATCGTGAGAACCTTG GTTAACAAAATGGGAGGAGAAATCAAGGTTGTTAAAAAGAACGGTCCTGGAACTCTAATGAGACTATTTTTGCTCCTTAGTACCCCTGCAGATGGCGTAGAACAACAAGGACGAATTGATGTCTCGAAGCACAGTGTAGCT GTAATCCTTGCATTACATGGTAGCATAGGTAGATTGACAATGTCGAAATGGCTATCGAAAAACGGAGTCCCGACATTGGAAGCATCGGAATGGAATGAACTAACACAAATCCTCCATGAACTATTCCATGCCCGAACTCTTGATTCTGGTTTCGACACTCATTATTCACTGGCTGAACCTGTGAGGTCCAAAGTACAAAGCTTACAAGACATGAAGAACCCGGTTTACATCATAGTTGTCGATCTCGGGTTGCTCGATTTGAGCACCAACATATGGAAAGAACAGCTTAATTTCCTCGATAAATTCTCCGGCCTTGTGAAATTCGCATGGATGCTGAATCACGATACATCCAATGCTATAAAGATGGAACTCCGTAGGAAAGGACATATATTGATGGTTAATAAGCCATTATATAAGGCCAAAATGCTACATATTTTGGAAGCTGTCATAAAAGAAAGCTATGTTGAGCCTCAAAACCGAAGTCCGAATGGAACGAAAGGTACATCTAAAGAAGGTGATTCTCACGAATGTCTTGAAATCGATTCAACTCAGTTCGAGACATGCAGCTCTGATGATTCCGATGAAACAGCTGGTGTTAGCTCTGTAAGTTCGGTCCATATCAGAGAGGAATCGAGAGAAGGAACCATACTAAAATCCAGTCCATCGACACTTAGGAACTGCCTAGTCGAGTTCACGCGATTAGGCTTAGATCAATGCCATACCAGATCAAAGTTGCAAAATACCGAAGACATCAAACCCGAAAATCCCGATTCCCCAGAACAACCTTCGGTAAGAAGCAATGCTAAAGACAGAATAACAAACGAACCCAAATCTCTCCAAGGTTTACGGATACTCCTAGCAGAAGACACACCAGTTCTCCAAAGAGTAGCAACCATCATGCTCGAAAAAATGGGAGCTGTAGTAATCGCGGTAGGAGATGGAGTACAAGCGGTCGAAGCCCTCAATTCCGTGCTCGATAATGACAACGAACATAGAAACGACCAAGTGGAATCAGAGATATGTGATTCTCCACCATATGATTTGATCTTAATGGATTGCcaa ATGCCAATGATGGACGGATACGAAGCGACAAAAGCGATAAGAAAATCGGAAGAAAGAACGGGTTGGCATATTCCAATCGTTGCTTTGACGGCTCATGCTATGTCATCAGATAAAGAAAAATGCTTGAAAGTAGGCATGGATGCTTATTTAACAAAGCCAATTGATTACAAGTTGATGGTGTCCACCATCCTTTCACTTACTAAACAGTCATCACCTTGA
- the LOC105787464 gene encoding histidine kinase 1 isoform X3, producing MTEKPFESSSSSESSPILLASSMDTTPLRKLLHGISEFVVSSSTCGKKAAATRGRRIVHRDVEREEFQYGGGGGSGGGGGGGHCLSSYYSVFVARLAIMVMLAILIGLLTVLTWHFTKVYTTKSLNTLAFGLRYELLQRPILRMWNILNSTSEITTAQVKLSEYVIRRYSKPTNQAEQQLYEMMKDITWALFASRKALNAITINYKNGFVQAFHRDHRSNNTFYIYSDLANYSISSTESYHNEMLSSRKGWNDQFIHGNVSAIWYRQPLDPVTGEKKGKPSQIPPDDLINIAGPSQVPDGVASWHVSVSKYTDSPLLSAALPVWDATNTSIMAVVGVTTALFSVGQLMKELVEVHSGYIYLTSQQGYLLATSTNAPLLKNTTKGPKLMMAVDSEDRVIRMGAQWLQEAYGNKFPPGHVVHVEKANLGGQHYYIDSFFLNLTRLPIVGVIIIPRKYIMGKVDERALKTLVILISASVCILVIGCVCILILTNGVSKEMKLRAELISHLDARRRAEASSNYKSQFLANMSHELRTPMAAVIGLLDILICDDCLTNEQYAMVTQIRKCSTALLRLLNNILDLSKVESGKLVLEEAEFDLGRELEGLVDMFSVQCINHNVETVLDLSDDIPKVVRGDSARVVQVFANLISNSIKFTTSGHIVLRGWCENPNVCSDSGKFSPDQKKPLSALKTKLKQHGNHTKKAGKKDNKMILWFEVDDTGCGIDRSKWESVFESFEQADPSTTRTHGGTGLGLCIVRTLVNKMGGEIKVVKKNGPGTLMRLFLLLSTPADGVEQQGRIDVSKHSVAVILALHGSIGRLTMSKWLSKNGVPTLEASEWNELTQILHELFHARTLDSGFDTHYSLAEPVRSKVQSLQDMKNPVYIIVVDLGLLDLSTNIWKEQLNFLDKFSGLVKFAWMLNHDTSNAIKMELRRKGHILMVNKPLYKAKMLHILEAVIKESYVEPQNRSPNGTKGTSKEGDSHECLEIDSTQFETCSSDDSDETAGVSSVSSVHIREESREGTILKSSPSTLRNCLVEFTRLGLDQCHTRSKLQNTEDIKPENPDSPEQPSVRSNAKDRITNEPKSLQGLRILLAEDTPVLQRVATIMLEKMGAVVIAVGDGVQAVEALNSVLDNDNEHRNDQVESEICDSPPYDLILMDCQMPMMDGYEATKAIRKSEERTGWHIPIVALTAHAMSSDKEKCLKVGMDAYLTKPIDYKLMVSTILSLTKQSSP from the exons atgacaGAAAAACCATTTGAAAGCAGTAGTAGTTCTGAAAGTTCACCGATTCTTTTAGCTTCATCAATGGACACTACTCCATTGAGGAAACTATTACATGGGATTTCAGAGTTTGTTGTTTCTTCTTCAACGTGTGGGAAAAAAGCAGCCGCCACACGTGGTCGTAGGATTGTACATAGGGATGTTGAAAGGGAAGAGTTTCAGTacggtggtggtggtggtagtGGTGGCGGCGGCGGCGGTGGTCATTGCTTATCGTCTTATTACAGTGTTTTTGTTGCTCGGCTTGCTATCATG GTGATGCTAGCTATTTTGATTGGGCTGCTAACAGTTCTAACCTGGCATTTCACAAAGGTTTACACAACAAAATCATTAAACACATTGGCATTTGGTCTTCGTTATGAGCTTCTTCAAAGACCAATCTTAAGGATGTGGAACATCTTGAATTCGACCTCGGAAATTACTACAGCTCAAGTCAAGTTGTCTGAATATGTAATTAGGCGCTACAGTAAACCCACCAACCAGGCAGAACAA CAGCTGTATGAAATGATGAAAGACATAACATGGGCACTATTTGCAAGCCGTAAAGCTCTAAATGCCATAACCATAAACTACAAAAATGGATTTGTACAAGCATTCCATAGGGACCATAGAAGCAACAACACATTCTACATCTATTCCGATCTCGCAAACTATTCAATCAGCTCCACCGAATCGTACCATAACGAGATGTTATCGTCCCGAAAAGGCTGGAACGATCAATTCATCCACGGCAATGTCTCGGCGATATGGTACCGCCAACCGCTCGATCCTGTGACGGgtgaaaagaaaggaaagcCTTCACAAATCCCACCGGATGATCTTATCAACATAGCAGGCCCGTCTCAAGTGCCTGATGGGGTAGCTTCATGGCATGTCTCGGTTAGTAAATACACCGATTCACCGTTGCTTTCGGCTGCTTTGCCGGTTTGGGACGCTACGAATACGAGTATCATGGCTGTTGTCGGTGTTACGACCGCTCTTTTTAGTGTAGGACAGTTGATGAAAGAACTGGTTGAAGTGCATAGTGGGTATATATATTTGACTTCACAACAAGGTTACTTGTTAGCGACATCAACTAATGCTCCTTTGTTAAAAAACACGACGAAAGGGCCGAAACTAATGATGGCCGTCGACTCCGAGGATCGTGTGATACGAATGGGAGCTCAATGGTTGCAAGAAGCTTATGGCAATAAGTTCCCACCTGGCCATGTGGTTCATGTTGAAAAAGCTAACCTTGGGGGTCAACATTATTACATTGATTCATTTTTTCTCAACTTAACAAGGTTACCTATA GTCGGGGTTATTATAATTCCGAGAAAGTATATAATGGGGAAAGTTGATGAAAGGGCTTTGAAAACATTGGTTATATTGATATCAGCATCTGTATGTATCTTAGTTATTGGATGTGTTTGCATTTTGATACTTACGAATGGAGTTTCCAAAGAAATGAAACTCCGAGCTGAGTTAATAAGTCATCTCGATGCAAGAAGAAGAGCTGAAGCTTCGAGTAATTACAAAAGCCAATTCCTCGCGAACATGAG TCATGAATTAAGAACACCTATGGCTGCTGTTATCGGATTGTTGGACATTCTTATCTGCGATGATTGCCTTACGAACGAGCAATACGCAATGGTTACTCAGATTCGTAAATGCTCAACGGCTTTACTCCGGCTTCTTAACAACATATTGGATCTAAGCAAG GTTGAATCGGGAAAATTGGTGTTGGAAGAAGCTGAGTTCGATTTGGGACGGGAACTCGAAGGACTTGTTGATATGTTCTCTGTACAATGCATTAACCATAATGTGGAAACAGTTCTGGATCTCTCTG ATGATATTCCGAAAGTAGTTCGAGGAGATTCGGCTAGAGTTGTTCAAGTTTTCGCTAACTTAATAAGCAATTCCATCAAGTTCACAACAT CGGGACATATCGTACTCCGCGGATGGTGTGAGAACCCGAATGTGTGTAGTGATTCCGGGAAGTTTTCTCCTGATCAGAAGAAACCGTTGTCTGCATTAAAGACAAAGTTGAAACAACACGGAAACCATACGAAGAAGGCTGGCAAGAAAGACAACAAAATGATTCTTTGGTTCGAAGTCGATGACACGGGCTGTG GAATTGACCGGAGCAAATGGGAATCGGTGTTCGAGAGCTTTGAGCAAGCTGATCCTTCAACAACTCGAAC GCATGGTGGCACCGGTCTCGGACTGTGCATCGTGAGAACCTTG GTTAACAAAATGGGAGGAGAAATCAAGGTTGTTAAAAAGAACGGTCCTGGAACTCTAATGAGACTATTTTTGCTCCTTAGTACCCCTGCAGATGGCGTAGAACAACAAGGACGAATTGATGTCTCGAAGCACAGTGTAGCT GTAATCCTTGCATTACATGGTAGCATAGGTAGATTGACAATGTCGAAATGGCTATCGAAAAACGGAGTCCCGACATTGGAAGCATCGGAATGGAATGAACTAACACAAATCCTCCATGAACTATTCCATGCCCGAACTCTTGATTCTGGTTTCGACACTCATTATTCACTGGCTGAACCTGTGAGGTCCAAAGTACAAAGCTTACAAGACATGAAGAACCCGGTTTACATCATAGTTGTCGATCTCGGGTTGCTCGATTTGAGCACCAACATATGGAAAGAACAGCTTAATTTCCTCGATAAATTCTCCGGCCTTGTGAAATTCGCATGGATGCTGAATCACGATACATCCAATGCTATAAAGATGGAACTCCGTAGGAAAGGACATATATTGATGGTTAATAAGCCATTATATAAGGCCAAAATGCTACATATTTTGGAAGCTGTCATAAAAGAAAGCTATGTTGAGCCTCAAAACCGAAGTCCGAATGGAACGAAAGGTACATCTAAAGAAGGTGATTCTCACGAATGTCTTGAAATCGATTCAACTCAGTTCGAGACATGCAGCTCTGATGATTCCGATGAAACAGCTGGTGTTAGCTCTGTAAGTTCGGTCCATATCAGAGAGGAATCGAGAGAAGGAACCATACTAAAATCCAGTCCATCGACACTTAGGAACTGCCTAGTCGAGTTCACGCGATTAGGCTTAGATCAATGCCATACCAGATCAAAGTTGCAAAATACCGAAGACATCAAACCCGAAAATCCCGATTCCCCAGAACAACCTTCGGTAAGAAGCAATGCTAAAGACAGAATAACAAACGAACCCAAATCTCTCCAAGGTTTACGGATACTCCTAGCAGAAGACACACCAGTTCTCCAAAGAGTAGCAACCATCATGCTCGAAAAAATGGGAGCTGTAGTAATCGCGGTAGGAGATGGAGTACAAGCGGTCGAAGCCCTCAATTCCGTGCTCGATAATGACAACGAACATAGAAACGACCAAGTGGAATCAGAGATATGTGATTCTCCACCATATGATTTGATCTTAATGGATTGCcaa ATGCCAATGATGGACGGATACGAAGCGACAAAAGCGATAAGAAAATCGGAAGAAAGAACGGGTTGGCATATTCCAATCGTTGCTTTGACGGCTCATGCTATGTCATCAGATAAAGAAAAATGCTTGAAAGTAGGCATGGATGCTTATTTAACAAAGCCAATTGATTACAAGTTGATGGTGTCCACCATCCTTTCACTTACTAAACAGTCATCACCTTGA
- the LOC105787464 gene encoding histidine kinase 1 isoform X2, translating to MTEKPFESSSSSESSPILLASSMDTTPLRKLLHGISEFVVSSSTCGKKAAATRGRRIVHRDVEREEFQYGGGGGSGGGGGGGHCLSSYYSVFVARLAIMVMLAILIGLLTVLTWHFTKVYTTKSLNTLAFGLRYELLQRPILRMWNILNSTSEITTAQVKLSEYVIRRYSKPTNQAEQVELYEMMKDITWALFASRKALNAITINYKNGFVQAFHRDHRSNNTFYIYSDLANYSISSTESYHNEMLSSRKGWNDQFIHGNVSAIWYRQPLDPVTGEKKGKPSQIPPDDLINIAGPSQVPDGVASWHVSVSKYTDSPLLSAALPVWDATNTSIMAVVGVTTALFSVGQLMKELVEVHSGYIYLTSQQGYLLATSTNAPLLKNTTKGPKLMMAVDSEDRVIRMGAQWLQEAYGNKFPPGHVVHVEKANLGGQHYYIDSFFLNLTRLPIVGVIIIPRKYIMGKVDERALKTLVILISASVCILVIGCVCILILTNGVSKEMKLRAELISHLDARRRAEASSNYKSQFLANMSHELRTPMAAVIGLLDILICDDCLTNEQYAMVTQIRKCSTALLRLLNNILDLSKVESGKLVLEEAEFDLGRELEGLVDMFSVQCINHNVETVLDLSDDIPKVVRGDSARVVQVFANLISNSIKFTTSGHIVLRGWCENPNVCSDSGKFSPDQKKPLSALKTKLKQHGNHTKKAGKKDNKMILWFEVDDTGCGIDRSKWESVFESFEQADPSTTRTHGGTGLGLCIVRTLVNKMGGEIKVVKKNGPGTLMRLFLLLSTPADGVEQQGRIDVSKHSVAVILALHGSIGRLTMSKWLSKNGVPTLEASEWNELTQILHELFHARTLDSGFDTHYSLAEPVRSKVQSLQDMKNPVYIIVVDLGLLDLSTNIWKEQLNFLDKFSGLVKFAWMLNHDTSNAIKMELRRKGHILMVNKPLYKAKMLHILEAVIKESYVEPQNRSPNGTKGTSKEGDSHECLEIDSTQFETCSSDDSDETAGVSSVSSVHIREESREGTILKSSPSTLRNCLVEFTRLGLDQCHTRSKLQNTEDIKPENPDSPEQPSVRSNAKDRITNEPKSLQGLRILLAEDTPVLQRVATIMLEKMGAVVIAVGDGVQAVEALNSVLDNDNEHRNDQVESEICDSPPYDLILMDCQMPMMDGYEATKAIRKSEERTGWHIPIVALTAHAMSSDKEKCLKVGMDAYLTKPIDYKLMVSTILSLTKQSSP from the exons atgacaGAAAAACCATTTGAAAGCAGTAGTAGTTCTGAAAGTTCACCGATTCTTTTAGCTTCATCAATGGACACTACTCCATTGAGGAAACTATTACATGGGATTTCAGAGTTTGTTGTTTCTTCTTCAACGTGTGGGAAAAAAGCAGCCGCCACACGTGGTCGTAGGATTGTACATAGGGATGTTGAAAGGGAAGAGTTTCAGTacggtggtggtggtggtagtGGTGGCGGCGGCGGCGGTGGTCATTGCTTATCGTCTTATTACAGTGTTTTTGTTGCTCGGCTTGCTATCATG GTGATGCTAGCTATTTTGATTGGGCTGCTAACAGTTCTAACCTGGCATTTCACAAAGGTTTACACAACAAAATCATTAAACACATTGGCATTTGGTCTTCGTTATGAGCTTCTTCAAAGACCAATCTTAAGGATGTGGAACATCTTGAATTCGACCTCGGAAATTACTACAGCTCAAGTCAAGTTGTCTGAATATGTAATTAGGCGCTACAGTAAACCCACCAACCAGGCAGAACAAGTTGAG CTGTATGAAATGATGAAAGACATAACATGGGCACTATTTGCAAGCCGTAAAGCTCTAAATGCCATAACCATAAACTACAAAAATGGATTTGTACAAGCATTCCATAGGGACCATAGAAGCAACAACACATTCTACATCTATTCCGATCTCGCAAACTATTCAATCAGCTCCACCGAATCGTACCATAACGAGATGTTATCGTCCCGAAAAGGCTGGAACGATCAATTCATCCACGGCAATGTCTCGGCGATATGGTACCGCCAACCGCTCGATCCTGTGACGGgtgaaaagaaaggaaagcCTTCACAAATCCCACCGGATGATCTTATCAACATAGCAGGCCCGTCTCAAGTGCCTGATGGGGTAGCTTCATGGCATGTCTCGGTTAGTAAATACACCGATTCACCGTTGCTTTCGGCTGCTTTGCCGGTTTGGGACGCTACGAATACGAGTATCATGGCTGTTGTCGGTGTTACGACCGCTCTTTTTAGTGTAGGACAGTTGATGAAAGAACTGGTTGAAGTGCATAGTGGGTATATATATTTGACTTCACAACAAGGTTACTTGTTAGCGACATCAACTAATGCTCCTTTGTTAAAAAACACGACGAAAGGGCCGAAACTAATGATGGCCGTCGACTCCGAGGATCGTGTGATACGAATGGGAGCTCAATGGTTGCAAGAAGCTTATGGCAATAAGTTCCCACCTGGCCATGTGGTTCATGTTGAAAAAGCTAACCTTGGGGGTCAACATTATTACATTGATTCATTTTTTCTCAACTTAACAAGGTTACCTATA GTCGGGGTTATTATAATTCCGAGAAAGTATATAATGGGGAAAGTTGATGAAAGGGCTTTGAAAACATTGGTTATATTGATATCAGCATCTGTATGTATCTTAGTTATTGGATGTGTTTGCATTTTGATACTTACGAATGGAGTTTCCAAAGAAATGAAACTCCGAGCTGAGTTAATAAGTCATCTCGATGCAAGAAGAAGAGCTGAAGCTTCGAGTAATTACAAAAGCCAATTCCTCGCGAACATGAG TCATGAATTAAGAACACCTATGGCTGCTGTTATCGGATTGTTGGACATTCTTATCTGCGATGATTGCCTTACGAACGAGCAATACGCAATGGTTACTCAGATTCGTAAATGCTCAACGGCTTTACTCCGGCTTCTTAACAACATATTGGATCTAAGCAAG GTTGAATCGGGAAAATTGGTGTTGGAAGAAGCTGAGTTCGATTTGGGACGGGAACTCGAAGGACTTGTTGATATGTTCTCTGTACAATGCATTAACCATAATGTGGAAACAGTTCTGGATCTCTCTG ATGATATTCCGAAAGTAGTTCGAGGAGATTCGGCTAGAGTTGTTCAAGTTTTCGCTAACTTAATAAGCAATTCCATCAAGTTCACAACAT CGGGACATATCGTACTCCGCGGATGGTGTGAGAACCCGAATGTGTGTAGTGATTCCGGGAAGTTTTCTCCTGATCAGAAGAAACCGTTGTCTGCATTAAAGACAAAGTTGAAACAACACGGAAACCATACGAAGAAGGCTGGCAAGAAAGACAACAAAATGATTCTTTGGTTCGAAGTCGATGACACGGGCTGTG GAATTGACCGGAGCAAATGGGAATCGGTGTTCGAGAGCTTTGAGCAAGCTGATCCTTCAACAACTCGAAC GCATGGTGGCACCGGTCTCGGACTGTGCATCGTGAGAACCTTG GTTAACAAAATGGGAGGAGAAATCAAGGTTGTTAAAAAGAACGGTCCTGGAACTCTAATGAGACTATTTTTGCTCCTTAGTACCCCTGCAGATGGCGTAGAACAACAAGGACGAATTGATGTCTCGAAGCACAGTGTAGCT GTAATCCTTGCATTACATGGTAGCATAGGTAGATTGACAATGTCGAAATGGCTATCGAAAAACGGAGTCCCGACATTGGAAGCATCGGAATGGAATGAACTAACACAAATCCTCCATGAACTATTCCATGCCCGAACTCTTGATTCTGGTTTCGACACTCATTATTCACTGGCTGAACCTGTGAGGTCCAAAGTACAAAGCTTACAAGACATGAAGAACCCGGTTTACATCATAGTTGTCGATCTCGGGTTGCTCGATTTGAGCACCAACATATGGAAAGAACAGCTTAATTTCCTCGATAAATTCTCCGGCCTTGTGAAATTCGCATGGATGCTGAATCACGATACATCCAATGCTATAAAGATGGAACTCCGTAGGAAAGGACATATATTGATGGTTAATAAGCCATTATATAAGGCCAAAATGCTACATATTTTGGAAGCTGTCATAAAAGAAAGCTATGTTGAGCCTCAAAACCGAAGTCCGAATGGAACGAAAGGTACATCTAAAGAAGGTGATTCTCACGAATGTCTTGAAATCGATTCAACTCAGTTCGAGACATGCAGCTCTGATGATTCCGATGAAACAGCTGGTGTTAGCTCTGTAAGTTCGGTCCATATCAGAGAGGAATCGAGAGAAGGAACCATACTAAAATCCAGTCCATCGACACTTAGGAACTGCCTAGTCGAGTTCACGCGATTAGGCTTAGATCAATGCCATACCAGATCAAAGTTGCAAAATACCGAAGACATCAAACCCGAAAATCCCGATTCCCCAGAACAACCTTCGGTAAGAAGCAATGCTAAAGACAGAATAACAAACGAACCCAAATCTCTCCAAGGTTTACGGATACTCCTAGCAGAAGACACACCAGTTCTCCAAAGAGTAGCAACCATCATGCTCGAAAAAATGGGAGCTGTAGTAATCGCGGTAGGAGATGGAGTACAAGCGGTCGAAGCCCTCAATTCCGTGCTCGATAATGACAACGAACATAGAAACGACCAAGTGGAATCAGAGATATGTGATTCTCCACCATATGATTTGATCTTAATGGATTGCcaa ATGCCAATGATGGACGGATACGAAGCGACAAAAGCGATAAGAAAATCGGAAGAAAGAACGGGTTGGCATATTCCAATCGTTGCTTTGACGGCTCATGCTATGTCATCAGATAAAGAAAAATGCTTGAAAGTAGGCATGGATGCTTATTTAACAAAGCCAATTGATTACAAGTTGATGGTGTCCACCATCCTTTCACTTACTAAACAGTCATCACCTTGA